From Micromonospora sp. NBC_01699, a single genomic window includes:
- a CDS encoding ABC-F family ATP-binding cassette domain-containing protein: MSDAFIVCSNLSFSWPDDTPVFRDLSFTVGGGRTGVVAPNGAGKSTLLRLIAGELPPTGGSVTVNGLLAYLPQTLPLVGDLTVAEVLGIADVLGALDAIESGDASERHFTTIGNDWDIEERTRVELDRLGLADVALTRHLHTLSGGQVVSLGLAAQLLRRPDVLLLDEPTNNLDLDARRKLYGVVEDWAGCLLLVSHDRALLDRMDRILELDRGEVRSHGGNFTAYEEAVRGEREVAEKNVRNAEQEVKREKREMQQARERAERRAGNASRNLGNAGLPKIFAGTMKRGAQESAGKANTTHAARVGDAKARLDEAGRALRDEQRITLELPDTRVPAGRTVFLGERMQARYGERALFADGGVDLSIRGPERIALTGPNGAGKSTLLRLVNGDQEPEGGEFRRADGRIAYLSQRLDLLDPDRTVAESLAAFAPAMPAAARMNLLARFLFRGARIHLPVGVLSGGERLRATLACVLFAEPAPQLLLLDEPTNNLDLVSVGQLESALNAYEGAFVVVSHDERFLTEIGVDRWLRLAEGRLSQSRAPETD; this comes from the coding sequence ATGTCCGATGCGTTCATCGTCTGCTCGAACCTGTCCTTCTCCTGGCCGGACGACACCCCGGTCTTCCGGGACCTCTCCTTCACCGTCGGCGGCGGCCGTACGGGCGTCGTCGCGCCGAACGGCGCCGGCAAGAGCACCCTGCTGCGGCTGATCGCCGGGGAGTTGCCGCCCACCGGTGGGTCGGTGACCGTCAACGGGCTGCTCGCCTACCTACCGCAGACCCTGCCGCTGGTCGGCGACCTGACCGTGGCCGAGGTGCTGGGCATCGCCGACGTACTCGGCGCGCTGGACGCCATCGAGTCCGGTGACGCGAGCGAGCGGCACTTCACCACGATCGGCAACGACTGGGACATCGAGGAGCGGACCCGGGTCGAGTTGGACCGGCTCGGCCTCGCCGACGTCGCCCTCACCCGGCACCTGCACACCCTCAGCGGCGGACAGGTCGTCTCCCTCGGCCTGGCGGCCCAGTTGCTCCGGCGGCCCGACGTGCTGCTGCTCGACGAGCCGACGAACAATCTCGACCTCGACGCCCGCCGCAAGCTCTACGGCGTGGTCGAGGACTGGGCCGGCTGCCTGCTGCTGGTCAGCCACGACCGGGCACTGCTGGACCGGATGGACCGCATCCTCGAACTCGACCGGGGCGAGGTCCGCTCCCACGGCGGGAACTTCACCGCGTACGAGGAGGCCGTGCGCGGTGAGCGGGAGGTGGCCGAGAAGAACGTCCGCAACGCCGAGCAGGAGGTCAAACGGGAGAAGCGGGAGATGCAGCAGGCCCGGGAGCGGGCCGAACGCCGGGCCGGCAACGCCTCCCGGAACCTCGGGAACGCCGGACTGCCGAAGATCTTCGCCGGGACGATGAAACGGGGCGCGCAGGAGTCGGCCGGGAAGGCGAACACGACCCACGCGGCACGGGTCGGTGACGCGAAGGCCCGACTCGACGAGGCCGGTCGCGCCCTGCGGGACGAGCAGCGGATCACGCTGGAACTGCCCGACACCAGGGTCCCGGCCGGACGTACGGTCTTCCTCGGCGAGCGGATGCAGGCCCGGTACGGCGAGCGCGCCCTGTTCGCCGACGGGGGCGTCGACCTGAGCATCCGGGGACCCGAGCGGATCGCCCTGACCGGCCCGAACGGTGCCGGCAAGTCCACCCTGCTGCGGTTGGTGAACGGCGACCAGGAGCCGGAGGGCGGCGAGTTCAGGCGGGCCGACGGCCGGATCGCGTACCTGTCGCAGCGGCTGGACCTGCTGGATCCCGACCGTACCGTGGCGGAGAGCCTGGCCGCCTTCGCGCCCGCGATGCCGGCGGCGGCGCGGATGAACCTGCTCGCCCGGTTCCTGTTCCGGGGCGCGCGCATCCACCTTCCGGTCGGGGTGCTGTCCGGTGGTGAACGGTTGCGCGCCACCCTGGCCTGTGTGCTGTTCGCCGAGCCGGCGCCCCAGTTGCTGCTGCTGGACGAGCCGACGAACAACCTCGACCTGGTCAGTGTCGGCCAGTTGGAGAGCGCGCTCAACGCGTACGAGGGTGCGTTCGTGGTGGTCAGTCACGACGAACGGTTCCTCACCGAGATCGGGGTGGACCGCTGGCTGCGGCTGGCCGAGGGCCGGTTGTCGCAGTCGCGGGCACCCGAGACCGACTGA